A single region of the Massilia sp. erpn genome encodes:
- a CDS encoding HlyD family efflux transporter periplasmic adaptor subunit → MSKKIVIPLIALLGLAAGAVWYAQRPERSGTELVLHGNVDLRQVALAFNGSERIARLLVQEGEQVRAGQVLGELDTRTLNLRLAQARAQAEAQQQVLRRLRAGSRPEELGQARAATTAAQAEVDLAKQQQDRYEALERRAVSQQDVDTVRARYKTALAQLDSARKAQQLVQNGPRNEDIAQASALLDAANADAALLQRQLDEAQLKAPIDAVVRARLLEPGDMASPQRPVYTLAINNPKWIRAYVSEADLGHIRPGMAARIAIDSLPGETLPGKVGFISSTAEFTPKTVQTEELRTALVYEVRVQAEDKSDRLRLGMPATVRIAKQDGAGH, encoded by the coding sequence ATGAGCAAGAAGATCGTTATCCCCCTTATCGCCCTGCTGGGCCTTGCCGCAGGCGCGGTCTGGTATGCGCAGCGGCCGGAGCGCAGCGGCACGGAGCTGGTCCTGCACGGGAATGTCGATCTGCGCCAGGTGGCGCTGGCCTTCAATGGCAGCGAACGCATCGCCCGCCTGCTGGTGCAGGAAGGGGAGCAGGTGCGCGCCGGCCAGGTGCTGGGCGAACTCGATACGCGTACGCTGAATCTGCGGCTGGCCCAGGCGCGCGCCCAGGCCGAGGCGCAGCAGCAGGTCTTGCGCCGTTTGCGCGCGGGCAGCCGTCCAGAGGAGCTGGGGCAGGCGCGCGCCGCCACCACGGCGGCGCAGGCCGAAGTGGATCTGGCGAAGCAGCAGCAGGACCGCTACGAGGCGCTGGAGCGGCGCGCCGTCAGTCAGCAGGATGTCGATACGGTGCGCGCCCGCTACAAAACGGCGCTGGCCCAACTGGACAGCGCGCGCAAGGCGCAGCAGCTGGTGCAGAACGGTCCGCGCAACGAGGACATCGCACAAGCCAGCGCCCTGCTGGATGCCGCCAATGCCGACGCGGCGCTGCTGCAGCGCCAGCTCGACGAGGCGCAACTGAAGGCGCCCATCGATGCGGTGGTGCGCGCGCGGCTGCTGGAACCGGGCGATATGGCGTCGCCGCAGCGGCCCGTGTACACGCTGGCGATCAACAACCCGAAGTGGATACGCGCGTATGTGAGCGAAGCCGATCTCGGACACATCCGTCCCGGCATGGCCGCCCGCATCGCCATCGACAGCCTGCCGGGGGAGACGCTGCCGGGCAAGGTCGGCTTCATTTCTTCCACTGCTGAATTCACGCCGAAAACGGTGCAGACCGAGGAGCTGCGCACGGCGCTGGTGTATGAGGTGCGCGTACAGGCCGAGGACAAGTCCGACCGTTTGCGCCTGGGCATGCCGGCCACCGTCCGCATCGCCAAACAGGACGGCGCGGGGCACTGA
- a CDS encoding ATP-binding cassette domain-containing protein codes for MVACALSARELYKRFPLKGSKQDCVALNGISLDIPSAALTALVGPDGAGKTTLLRLAAGLLQATSGSLHVLGIDVGRDPQAVQDRISYMPQRFGLYEDLSVQENLDLYADLHGVPRDVRQERFKRLMQMTDLGRFTSRPAGKLSGGMKQKLGLACTLVRSPELLLLDEPTVGVDPLSRRELWQIVQQLVQDEKLSVLVSTSYMDEAERCAQVFVLHEGGILAQGEPDAIRQRADGLCFSAAPPPGMPARELQAHLLDASGAIIDAVPEGGKVRFIHRSGADYAPLLAGATATPVPARLEDGFMTILRGPDSPAAPSTAAIALPRSDKADGASAVIEVRDLVRKFGDFTAVASTSFSVRRGEIFGLLGPNGAGKTTTFRMLCGLLPASSGFLQVAGVNLRHARAQARQKIGYVAQKFALYGNLTVAENLAFFGGAYGLHGTRLRERTRQVLAQFQLSGQEERQSGLLPGGFKQRLAMAAGLLHEPEILFLDEPTSGADPLARREFWRRITALSQAGVTVVVTTHFMEEAEYCDRIVIQDAGRLLAIGTPAEVRRQAGDAANMEQAFIAIVESNRAGNGGHALGAAP; via the coding sequence ATGGTTGCCTGCGCCCTCTCCGCCCGGGAGCTGTACAAGCGCTTCCCGCTCAAGGGTTCGAAGCAGGACTGCGTCGCGCTGAATGGCATCAGCCTGGATATTCCATCCGCTGCGCTGACGGCGCTGGTCGGACCGGACGGCGCGGGCAAGACTACCTTGCTGCGCCTGGCCGCGGGCCTGCTGCAAGCAACATCAGGCTCCCTGCATGTGCTGGGCATCGACGTGGGACGCGACCCGCAGGCGGTGCAGGACCGCATCAGCTATATGCCGCAGCGCTTTGGCCTGTATGAAGATTTGAGCGTGCAGGAAAATCTCGATCTGTACGCCGACCTGCATGGCGTGCCGCGCGATGTGCGGCAGGAGCGCTTCAAGCGTCTGATGCAGATGACCGATTTGGGGCGCTTTACCAGCCGCCCGGCGGGGAAACTCTCAGGCGGCATGAAGCAGAAGCTGGGACTGGCCTGCACGCTGGTGCGCTCGCCCGAGCTGCTGCTGCTCGATGAGCCGACCGTAGGCGTGGACCCGCTGTCGCGCCGCGAGCTGTGGCAGATCGTGCAGCAATTGGTGCAGGATGAAAAGCTGTCGGTGCTCGTCAGCACCTCGTATATGGACGAGGCGGAGCGTTGCGCCCAGGTCTTTGTGCTGCACGAAGGCGGCATTCTCGCGCAAGGCGAGCCGGACGCCATACGCCAGCGCGCCGATGGCCTGTGCTTCAGCGCAGCGCCACCGCCTGGCATGCCAGCCCGCGAGCTGCAGGCGCACCTGCTCGACGCGTCGGGAGCCATTATCGACGCCGTGCCTGAAGGCGGCAAGGTGCGCTTCATCCACCGCAGCGGCGCGGACTATGCGCCCTTGCTTGCGGGAGCCACAGCCACACCCGTCCCGGCGCGGCTGGAAGACGGCTTCATGACGATATTGCGCGGGCCGGACAGTCCCGCTGCGCCCAGCACGGCGGCCATTGCGCTTCCTCGCAGCGATAAGGCGGATGGCGCATCGGCCGTGATTGAAGTACGCGATCTGGTCCGCAAGTTCGGAGACTTCACGGCGGTTGCCAGCACCAGCTTCAGCGTGCGGCGCGGCGAGATTTTCGGCCTGCTCGGGCCAAATGGCGCGGGCAAGACCACCACCTTCCGCATGCTGTGCGGCCTGCTGCCCGCGAGCAGCGGCTTTCTGCAGGTGGCGGGCGTGAACCTGCGCCACGCGCGCGCCCAGGCCAGGCAGAAGATCGGCTATGTCGCGCAAAAGTTCGCGCTGTACGGCAATCTGACGGTGGCCGAAAACCTGGCTTTCTTCGGCGGCGCATACGGCTTGCACGGAACGCGCCTGCGCGAGCGCACGCGCCAGGTGCTGGCGCAGTTTCAATTGAGCGGTCAGGAGGAGCGGCAAAGCGGCTTGCTGCCGGGCGGCTTCAAACAGCGGCTGGCAATGGCGGCCGGCCTGCTGCACGAACCGGAAATCCTGTTTCTGGACGAACCCACCAGCGGCGCCGATCCCCTCGCCCGCCGCGAATTCTGGCGCCGCATCACGGCCTTGTCGCAGGCCGGTGTCACGGTGGTGGTCACTACGCACTTCATGGAAGAAGCCGAGTACTGCGACCGCATCGTGATCCAGGACGCGGGACGCCTGCTGGCCATCGGCACGCCGGCCGAGGTACGCCGGCAAGCCGGCGATGCCGCCAATATGGAGCAAGCCTTCATCGCCATCGTCGAAAGCAATCGCGCCGGCAATGGCGGCCACGCCTTGGGAGCCGCTCCATGA
- a CDS encoding DUF475 domain-containing protein, producing MKHFRISFLVTFICLAVAGWWGYQSAGWSGALTALGIAVILGVMEVSLSFDNAVVNASVLKTWDAFWQKLFLGVGIIIAVFGMRLLFPLVIVAVAADISIFDVWTLALNDPKTYSKHLTDHHAEVAAFGGIFLLLVFLNFLLDHEKEMHWLGNVEKKLGSLGKVSSIAVMVAMGVLLGSLSLVAEGQKLVVLVSGMWGILVYVGVDAISNLLEKEEEGSNVGDMVKRGGIGGFLYLEVLDASFSFDGVIGAFAITSDVVIIMLGLAIGAMFVRSMTVYLVHKGTLDQYVYLEHGAHYAIGILAVIMLASMKFHIPEIFTGLIGVAFILASLWSSVRYRKKQEALALKAA from the coding sequence ATGAAACACTTCAGGATTTCATTCCTGGTGACTTTCATCTGTCTTGCTGTCGCAGGGTGGTGGGGTTACCAATCGGCCGGCTGGTCCGGTGCGCTGACGGCGCTGGGTATCGCCGTCATTCTGGGCGTGATGGAAGTCTCGCTCTCTTTCGACAACGCGGTGGTGAACGCCTCCGTGCTGAAGACCTGGGACGCTTTCTGGCAAAAGCTCTTCCTCGGCGTGGGCATCATCATCGCGGTGTTCGGCATGCGCTTGCTGTTCCCGCTGGTGATTGTGGCCGTGGCAGCCGACATCAGCATCTTCGATGTGTGGACGCTGGCGCTGAACGACCCGAAAACGTATTCGAAGCACTTGACCGATCACCATGCTGAAGTGGCGGCATTCGGCGGCATCTTCCTGCTGCTGGTGTTCCTGAACTTCCTGCTGGATCACGAGAAGGAAATGCACTGGCTGGGTAACGTCGAGAAGAAACTCGGCTCGCTGGGCAAGGTGTCCTCGATCGCGGTGATGGTGGCCATGGGCGTGCTGCTCGGTTCCCTGTCGCTGGTGGCCGAAGGCCAGAAGCTGGTGGTGCTGGTGTCGGGTATGTGGGGCATTCTGGTCTACGTCGGCGTAGATGCGATCAGCAACCTGCTGGAGAAGGAAGAAGAAGGCTCGAATGTCGGCGATATGGTGAAGCGCGGCGGTATTGGCGGCTTCCTGTACCTGGAAGTGCTGGATGCTTCGTTCAGCTTCGACGGTGTGATCGGCGCGTTTGCCATCACCTCCGACGTCGTGATCATCATGCTGGGCCTGGCGATTGGCGCGATGTTCGTCCGCTCGATGACGGTGTACCTGGTGCACAAAGGCACGCTTGACCAATACGTCTACCTGGAGCACGGCGCGCACTACGCAATCGGCATTCTGGCAGTGATCATGCTGGCGAGTATGAAGTTCCATATTCCCGAGATCTTCACCGGTCTGATAGGCGTGGCCTTCATCCTGGCATCGCTCTGGTCCTCGGTGCGATACCGGAAAAAACAGGAAGCCCTGGCGCTGAAAGCAGCGTAA
- a CDS encoding ABC transporter permease, with amino-acid sequence MSAWQSASGFARRLIALTRKEFRQLLRDSSNLAIGVALPIVLILIFGYGLSLDVKNAPIAIVLEDSSPAAMDAVSGLQLSPVFSPLLLPSMHEAEQLLQERRVDGIVRVPSDFSRRLASGDARIQLLVHGSEASRASIILNYASAALMQWTERQAERAASRPAGADGDASLPPAARASIRIEQRMWFNAANTSTWYLVPGLIVLIMTLVGAFLTALVMAREWERGTLEALFVSPVRPVEILLAKIIPYFCVGMGGLALCLLAARFLFHVPMQGSLTVFLLCSMLYLFVAVGMGLLISSITRNQFLASQAALLSSFMPSLMLSGFLFDLRNVPAVIRYIGNILPATYFMELMRTLFLAGNVWPLILRDCAILAAYAVLLLGLARAVTRKRLD; translated from the coding sequence ATGAGTGCCTGGCAATCCGCCAGCGGCTTTGCGCGCCGCCTGATCGCGCTCACACGCAAGGAGTTCCGCCAGCTGCTGCGCGACAGCAGCAATCTGGCCATTGGCGTGGCGCTGCCCATCGTGCTGATCCTGATCTTCGGCTATGGCCTGTCGCTGGATGTGAAGAACGCGCCCATCGCCATCGTGCTCGAAGACAGCTCGCCCGCCGCGATGGATGCCGTATCCGGCCTGCAGCTCTCGCCGGTCTTCTCGCCCCTGCTGCTGCCGTCGATGCACGAGGCGGAGCAGTTGCTGCAGGAACGCCGCGTCGACGGCATCGTGCGCGTGCCGTCCGACTTCTCGCGCCGCCTGGCCAGCGGCGACGCCCGCATCCAGCTGCTGGTGCATGGTTCGGAAGCCAGCCGCGCCAGCATCATCCTCAACTATGCCAGCGCGGCGCTGATGCAATGGACCGAACGCCAGGCCGAACGCGCCGCATCCCGTCCAGCCGGAGCGGATGGCGATGCATCGCTGCCGCCAGCAGCGCGCGCCAGCATCCGCATCGAACAGCGCATGTGGTTCAATGCCGCCAACACCAGCACCTGGTATCTGGTGCCTGGCCTGATCGTGCTGATCATGACGCTGGTGGGCGCCTTCCTCACCGCCCTCGTCATGGCGCGCGAATGGGAACGCGGCACGCTGGAAGCGCTGTTCGTCTCGCCCGTGCGGCCGGTGGAAATCCTGCTGGCCAAGATCATTCCCTACTTCTGCGTCGGCATGGGCGGCCTCGCACTTTGCCTGCTGGCGGCGCGCTTCCTGTTCCACGTACCGATGCAAGGTTCGCTGACCGTCTTCCTGCTGTGTTCCATGCTCTACCTGTTCGTCGCCGTCGGCATGGGACTGCTGATCTCCTCCATCACGCGCAACCAGTTCCTTGCCAGCCAGGCGGCGCTGCTGAGCAGCTTCATGCCCTCGCTGATGCTGTCCGGCTTCCTGTTCGACTTGCGCAATGTGCCGGCTGTAATCCGCTATATCGGCAATATCCTCCCCGCCACCTACTTCATGGAGCTGATGCGCACCCTTTTCCTGGCCGGGAATGTGTGGCCGCTGATTCTGCGCGACTGCGCCATCCTCGCCGCCTATGCCGTGCTGCTGCTTGGCCTGGCGCGCGCCGTCACCCGCAAACGTCTGGACTGA
- a CDS encoding hemolysin family protein — translation MHNLLLVLLALFLVALNGFFVAAEFGIVTLRRTRVRAIAKTQGLKGRILAKVHGELDAYLSACQLGITLSSLGLGWIGEPAFASLLEPLLTAVGVTAPEIVHGISFVFAFVTISFLHIVVGELAPKSLAIRLPEVIGLWSAVPLYAFYWAMYPAIWVLNASANFVLRVAGLAGAGGHESHYSTDELKLILRTSQPGEQFNHDERNILANSLDFSQMRVSDLMRPINEVIGLHAAKPLEENLETVVRNRFSRYPYFDASGDNVLGVVHLKDLFFAQQSGKAIKSMASFLRPVETISARTPAMELFRRFRDGAPHFALIGEKGKRPVGFLTLDNLLGSMVGEIHDEFRLNENDWLKQPDGALIGKASLPIVSLERALGLDVENEDLGLDEVESVGGLIMLKLGDIPKQGQRVSFDAFDIVVKKMNGPRILLVKVIPRQPRGGDGDEQD, via the coding sequence ATGCACAACCTATTGCTCGTCCTGCTGGCCCTTTTCCTCGTTGCACTCAATGGTTTTTTCGTGGCGGCCGAATTCGGCATCGTCACCCTGCGCCGGACCCGGGTCCGCGCCATTGCTAAAACCCAGGGCTTGAAAGGACGTATTCTCGCCAAAGTCCATGGCGAACTGGATGCTTATCTCTCCGCCTGCCAATTGGGCATTACCCTGTCCTCGCTGGGCCTGGGCTGGATTGGCGAACCCGCCTTCGCCAGCCTGCTGGAACCGCTGCTCACCGCCGTCGGCGTCACCGCGCCGGAAATCGTGCATGGCATTTCCTTCGTCTTCGCCTTCGTCACCATCTCCTTCCTGCACATCGTGGTGGGCGAGCTGGCGCCGAAATCGCTGGCCATCCGCCTGCCGGAAGTGATCGGCCTGTGGAGCGCCGTGCCGCTGTACGCCTTCTACTGGGCCATGTACCCGGCCATCTGGGTGCTGAATGCCAGCGCCAACTTCGTGCTGCGCGTGGCCGGTCTGGCCGGCGCGGGCGGCCATGAGTCGCATTATTCGACCGACGAACTGAAACTGATCCTGCGTACCAGTCAGCCCGGCGAACAGTTCAACCACGACGAGCGCAATATCCTGGCCAATTCGCTGGACTTCAGCCAGATGCGCGTGTCCGACCTGATGCGCCCCATCAATGAGGTGATCGGCCTGCACGCCGCCAAGCCGCTGGAAGAGAACCTGGAAACCGTGGTGCGCAACCGTTTCAGCCGCTACCCCTATTTCGACGCCAGTGGCGACAACGTGCTGGGCGTGGTGCACTTGAAAGACCTGTTCTTCGCCCAGCAATCGGGCAAAGCCATCAAGTCCATGGCCAGCTTCCTGCGCCCGGTCGAAACGATTTCGGCGCGTACCCCGGCCATGGAACTGTTCCGCCGCTTCCGCGATGGCGCGCCCCACTTCGCCCTGATCGGCGAAAAAGGCAAGCGCCCGGTCGGCTTCCTGACCCTGGACAATCTACTCGGCTCCATGGTCGGCGAGATTCACGACGAATTCCGCCTCAATGAAAACGACTGGCTCAAGCAGCCGGACGGCGCCCTGATCGGCAAGGCCAGCCTGCCCATCGTCTCGCTGGAACGCGCCCTGGGCCTGGACGTGGAAAACGAAGACCTCGGCCTGGACGAAGTGGAATCGGTCGGTGGCCTGATCATGCTGAAGCTGGGCGACATCCCGAAACAGGGCCAGCGCGTGAGCTTCGACGCCTTCGACATTGTGGTGAAAAAGATGAATGGCCCGCGCATTTTGCTGGTCAAGGTCATTCCGCGCCAACCGCGCGGCGGCGACGGCGATGAGCAGGATTGA
- a CDS encoding ABC transporter permease encodes MFIALLRRLAALCRKEFLAVLKDPASRAILIAPALVQSLLFGYAATYDLSHVPYVVLDASRSAVSSELLAKLDGGGIFQRVASVETPQQMRLAIDTQQALLAIQLPPDFERRLYAGDAAPLQLILDGRNSNTAGSAAAYVSAVAASFSQQWRSAHGGSAPPLQVEARAWYNPNLETRWNLMPGLMAALSMLQTLLLTALSVAREREQGTFDQLLVTPLTPAEIMVGKALPPMLIGLTQSSLILSVALFWFQVPLAGSLLLIYAGLALFTLACVGIGLSISAVSANMQQAMLYTFVLIMPLMLLSGLTTPVRNMPPALQMATLANPLRFAIDLVQRVYLEGVGLNVVWPDLLPMVALAAVTLPLAAWLFRHRLV; translated from the coding sequence ATGTTCATTGCCCTGCTGCGCCGTCTCGCCGCCTTGTGCCGCAAAGAGTTCCTGGCCGTGCTCAAAGACCCGGCCAGCCGCGCCATCCTTATCGCGCCAGCGCTGGTGCAAAGCCTGCTGTTCGGCTACGCCGCCACCTATGACTTGAGCCATGTGCCGTATGTGGTGCTGGACGCCAGCCGCAGCGCCGTCTCCAGCGAACTACTGGCGAAGCTGGATGGCGGCGGCATCTTCCAGCGCGTCGCCAGCGTGGAAACGCCGCAGCAGATGCGCCTGGCCATCGACACCCAGCAAGCCCTGCTCGCCATCCAGCTGCCGCCCGATTTCGAACGCCGCCTGTATGCGGGCGACGCCGCGCCGCTGCAACTGATTCTCGACGGCCGCAATTCCAACACCGCCGGTTCCGCCGCCGCTTATGTCAGCGCGGTGGCCGCCAGCTTCAGCCAGCAGTGGCGCAGCGCGCACGGCGGCAGCGCACCGCCGCTGCAGGTCGAGGCACGCGCCTGGTACAACCCCAATCTGGAAACGCGCTGGAACCTGATGCCCGGCCTCATGGCCGCCCTCAGCATGCTGCAAACCCTGCTGCTGACCGCCCTGTCGGTGGCGCGCGAACGCGAACAAGGCACCTTCGACCAGCTCCTCGTCACCCCGCTCACGCCGGCCGAGATCATGGTCGGCAAAGCCCTGCCGCCCATGCTGATCGGGCTGACGCAGTCGTCGCTTATCCTGTCGGTGGCCCTGTTCTGGTTCCAGGTGCCGCTGGCCGGTTCCCTGCTGCTGATCTATGCCGGACTGGCGCTGTTCACCCTGGCCTGCGTCGGCATCGGCCTGTCGATTTCCGCAGTGTCGGCCAATATGCAGCAGGCCATGCTCTACACCTTTGTGCTCATCATGCCGCTGATGCTGCTGTCCGGCCTGACCACGCCGGTGCGCAATATGCCTCCCGCGCTGCAAATGGCGACCCTGGCCAATCCGCTGCGTTTTGCCATCGACCTGGTGCAGCGCGTGTATCTCGAAGGCGTGGGCTTGAACGTGGTCTGGCCCGATCTCCTGCCCATGGTGGCGCTGGCCGCCGTCACGCTGCCGCTGGCCGCATGGCTGTTCCGCCACCGCCTGGTGTAA
- a CDS encoding TerD family protein, whose product MAISLQKGGNVNLSKEAPGLSKLVVGLGWDVRNTDGAAFDIDSSAFLLKVDGKVRNDLDFVFYNNLKSQDQSVAHSGDNRTGAGDGDDETVSIDLGKVPADVERIAVCVTIHEADARRQNFGQVQKAFVRCVNAATNGEIARYDLSEDGSTETALVFGEVYRNNGDWKFKAVGQGYKGGLGALASNFGVGV is encoded by the coding sequence ATGGCAATCAGTCTGCAAAAAGGTGGCAACGTCAATCTGAGCAAAGAAGCTCCTGGCCTGTCCAAACTGGTCGTGGGTCTGGGATGGGATGTGCGCAACACCGACGGCGCTGCCTTCGATATCGACAGCTCGGCCTTCCTGCTGAAAGTGGACGGCAAGGTGCGCAACGATCTGGACTTCGTTTTCTATAACAACCTGAAATCGCAGGACCAGTCGGTGGCCCACTCGGGCGACAACCGCACCGGCGCCGGCGATGGCGACGACGAAACCGTCAGCATCGATCTGGGCAAGGTGCCGGCCGATGTGGAACGCATCGCAGTGTGCGTGACCATCCACGAAGCCGACGCGCGCCGCCAGAATTTCGGCCAGGTGCAGAAAGCCTTCGTGCGCTGCGTGAATGCCGCCACCAACGGCGAAATTGCCCGCTACGACCTGTCGGAAGACGGCTCCACCGAAACCGCGCTGGTGTTCGGCGAGGTATACCGCAACAACGGCGATTGGAAATTCAAGGCTGTTGG
- the nhaR gene encoding transcriptional activator NhaR has product MKTTGLNFRHLYFFRVVAAEGSVTRAAERLGLAIQTVSTQIAALEQSIGKSLLTQQGRRLVPTETGRVALTYAEQIFELGDRMQEALQESDAGKMRLTVGISDSLPKLIAYRLLQASMNMKVKVKLVCLEDEFDSLLADLALHKLDVVLTDRSIRATASLRVFSHLLGESEMQLFGAQKLARRYARNFPHSLTGAPLLLPTRNNALRGRIDKWLLDHEVQPDVVGEFEDNAMLNTFGRNGLGLFFAPSALASDLKEQFGAVLVGNAPELREQFYAISSERRIKHPAVEALLQATHSGLFA; this is encoded by the coding sequence ATGAAAACGACAGGACTGAACTTCCGCCACCTGTATTTCTTCCGCGTGGTGGCCGCGGAAGGCAGCGTCACGCGCGCCGCCGAGCGTCTCGGACTGGCGATCCAGACCGTCAGTACCCAGATCGCGGCGCTGGAGCAGTCAATCGGCAAGTCGCTGCTGACCCAGCAGGGCCGCCGCCTGGTGCCGACCGAAACGGGCCGCGTTGCCCTCACCTACGCCGAGCAGATTTTCGAGCTGGGCGACCGCATGCAGGAGGCCCTGCAGGAAAGCGATGCGGGCAAGATGCGGCTGACGGTGGGCATCTCCGATTCTCTGCCCAAGCTGATCGCCTACCGCCTGCTGCAGGCGTCGATGAATATGAAGGTGAAGGTCAAGCTGGTTTGCCTGGAAGACGAATTCGACTCGCTGCTGGCCGATCTGGCCCTGCATAAGCTGGACGTGGTGCTGACCGACCGCTCGATCCGCGCCACGGCCAGCCTGCGCGTGTTCAGCCACCTGCTGGGCGAAAGCGAGATGCAGCTGTTCGGCGCGCAGAAGCTGGCGCGCCGCTATGCGCGCAACTTCCCGCACAGCCTGACCGGCGCGCCGTTGCTGCTACCGACGCGGAACAACGCCCTGCGCGGACGCATCGATAAATGGCTGCTCGACCATGAGGTGCAGCCGGATGTGGTGGGCGAATTTGAGGACAATGCGATGCTGAACACGTTCGGCCGCAATGGCCTCGGCCTGTTCTTCGCGCCCTCGGCGCTGGCTTCAGACCTGAAGGAGCAGTTCGGCGCAGTCCTGGTCGGCAATGCGCCTGAACTGCGTGAGCAGTTCTACGCCATTTCCAGCGAGCGCCGCATCAAGCACCCCGCCGTGGAAGCGCTGCTGCAGGCCACCCACAGCGGCTTGTTTGCCTGA
- a CDS encoding AI-2E family transporter, whose product MEKRFQPYTRLAAIVFLVIGCLWVLSPFLAAILFAAAITISSWPLYERLLERMKQRRTLAAATMTISLVLVILVPLAMVTWNIADNAGHVYRGVREALDAGTMAPPDWIKQIPLVGESVDAYLHKLIGNREELLALAKRYMEPARRVLLGGSVMLGSGVAQVSLAAFVSFFLYRDGQTLLNALRVGMEKIMGEHAHPVADTVSRTVRGVMYGLLGTALAQAAVAAVGFLIAGVPAVALLSVATFLFSLIPVGPPLIWGGATIWLFNQGSTGWAIFMAIWGVFLISGVDNVVKPMLISRGSSLPFLLVLLGVMGGVLAFGFVGLFIGPTLLAVALGLLRNWTDTASE is encoded by the coding sequence ATGGAAAAACGTTTTCAACCCTATACCCGCCTGGCCGCCATTGTCTTCCTGGTGATCGGCTGCCTCTGGGTGCTGAGTCCCTTCCTGGCCGCGATCCTGTTCGCCGCCGCCATCACCATCTCCAGCTGGCCCCTGTATGAACGCCTGCTGGAACGCATGAAACAGCGCCGCACCCTGGCCGCCGCCACCATGACCATCTCGCTGGTGCTGGTGATCCTGGTGCCGCTGGCCATGGTGACGTGGAATATCGCCGACAACGCCGGTCACGTGTACCGCGGCGTGCGCGAAGCGCTCGATGCTGGCACCATGGCGCCGCCCGACTGGATCAAGCAAATCCCCCTGGTGGGCGAGTCGGTCGACGCCTATCTGCACAAATTGATCGGCAACCGCGAAGAGCTGCTGGCCCTCGCCAAGCGCTATATGGAGCCGGCGCGCCGCGTCCTGCTCGGTGGCAGCGTGATGCTGGGCAGCGGCGTGGCGCAAGTGAGCTTGGCCGCCTTCGTCTCCTTCTTCCTCTACCGCGACGGCCAGACCCTGCTGAACGCCCTGCGCGTGGGCATGGAAAAAATCATGGGCGAACATGCCCACCCCGTGGCTGATACGGTCAGCCGCACCGTGCGCGGCGTGATGTACGGCCTGCTCGGCACCGCGCTGGCGCAGGCTGCGGTGGCGGCGGTCGGCTTCCTGATCGCCGGCGTGCCGGCGGTGGCGCTGCTCTCGGTCGCCACCTTCCTGTTCTCGCTGATCCCGGTCGGCCCGCCGCTGATCTGGGGCGGCGCCACCATCTGGCTGTTCAACCAGGGCAGCACCGGCTGGGCCATCTTCATGGCCATCTGGGGCGTATTCCTGATCAGCGGCGTCGACAACGTGGTCAAACCCATGCTGATCAGCCGCGGCTCCAGCCTGCCCTTCCTGCTGGTGCTGCTCGGTGTGATGGGCGGCGTGTTGGCATTTGGCTTCGTCGGCCTCTTCATCGGCCCGACCCTGCTCGCCGTCGCCCTCGGCCTGCTGCGTAACTGGACCGACACCGCATCCGAATAA
- a CDS encoding CerR family C-terminal domain-containing protein: MRKPSPAPSRTARQDGDATRQTLLNMAGQVFAERGFADATSKEICSRAGTNIAAVNYHFGGREQLYEAVLVEAHHHLLRLEDMQAVAGAELAPRQKLRAILRGVVQRTAGPGAHWSARVMIRELLAPTAYAPALVHKAIAPKATVMLDIVSEILDLPPDSPGLQRGLFFLMAPCLSLLMAPRAMREDVFPALSDDLDALTDDLLSYALAGLDALAARYRTPASGN; encoded by the coding sequence ATGCGAAAACCTTCCCCCGCGCCATCGCGCACCGCCCGCCAGGATGGCGACGCTACCCGCCAGACCCTGCTCAACATGGCCGGGCAGGTCTTTGCCGAGCGGGGTTTTGCCGACGCCACCAGCAAGGAAATCTGCAGCCGCGCCGGCACCAATATCGCCGCCGTGAACTACCACTTCGGCGGCCGCGAGCAGCTATATGAGGCGGTGCTGGTGGAAGCGCACCACCATCTGCTGCGGCTGGAGGATATGCAGGCGGTGGCCGGCGCCGAGCTGGCGCCGCGCCAGAAGCTGCGCGCAATTTTGCGCGGCGTGGTGCAGCGCACCGCGGGACCGGGCGCGCACTGGAGCGCGCGCGTGATGATCCGCGAGTTGCTGGCGCCTACGGCCTATGCGCCGGCGCTGGTGCATAAGGCAATCGCGCCCAAGGCCACGGTCATGCTGGACATCGTCAGCGAAATTCTCGATCTGCCGCCCGACAGTCCCGGCCTGCAGCGCGGCCTGTTCTTCCTGATGGCGCCCTGCCTGTCGCTGCTGATGGCGCCGCGCGCCATGCGCGAAGATGTGTTCCCGGCCCTGAGCGATGATCTCGATGCCCTGACTGACGATCTGTTGAGCTACGCCCTGGCCGGACTCGATGCCCTCGCGGCCCGCTACCGCACACCGGCTAGCGGCAACTGA